In a genomic window of Occallatibacter riparius:
- a CDS encoding type II toxin-antitoxin system VapC family toxin yields MSQRLYMLDTNVVSYILKLKSRSAFDRLANLTRDEKACVSCVTEAELWYGLHRSHAGQKQRLHLEEFLLNVVPLPWRSQEAHAFGLIRAQQEAAGHTLAPFDMMIAAHAISVGAILVSSDRAFRYVTGLPGLENWATDLIAGG; encoded by the coding sequence GTGAGCCAGCGGCTTTACATGCTCGATACGAATGTTGTCAGCTACATCCTCAAGCTGAAGTCACGATCCGCTTTTGACCGGCTTGCGAACCTCACCCGGGATGAGAAGGCATGCGTCTCGTGCGTAACCGAGGCGGAGCTGTGGTATGGACTGCATCGGTCGCATGCGGGCCAAAAGCAACGTCTTCATCTCGAAGAGTTTCTCCTCAACGTGGTTCCGTTACCATGGCGCAGCCAGGAAGCACACGCGTTCGGGCTGATTCGGGCCCAGCAGGAAGCCGCTGGCCACACGTTGGCGCCATTCGACATGATGATCGCTGCTCATGCGATCAGTGTCGGAGCCATTCTCGTCAGCAGCGATCGAGCATTCAGGTACGTGACAGGGCTTCCCGGCCTGGAAAACTGGGCTACTGATCTGATTGCCGGCGGGTAA